In Rhinolophus ferrumequinum isolate MPI-CBG mRhiFer1 chromosome 16, mRhiFer1_v1.p, whole genome shotgun sequence, the sequence CTTCACCCGGAGCAGCCCCAGGGAGCAGGGGGAGGCAGGGCAGTTGCCCCCCCAACCCTTAGCCTATTGGAGCGGGAGGCCACAGCACTCTGAGGGCAGGGCCGCAGAAGGAGCCTGCCCGGCCTCTGTCCTGAGTGCTTGGGCCCAGCTGGTCCTTAGCCAGGGCAGCTGGCTGCCCCTGGTCCTGATGGCAGTGCCACCTGCTGGACGCCGGGAAACCGTGCCTAGTCAGTACTAGAGAGGGGTTCTGAAAGCCAAATGTGGGAACCCAACACAGGCTTGTGTCCCCGGGCTGTCCTGTGAACAGGCCCTGCTGGCTCTGGGGAGGGCAGACCGCCTTGTCTGGACGGGCGTACTCGGGCTGGGGTAAGGGCAGTTAGCTACCTCTTTGCCCACAGCTCATGAAGGCCTTTGCCTCTCTGGGGTTCCACTGCGCCCCCTACCAGAGCATCCCTGCATTTGGCTGCATGTCCATTAATCCTTGACAAACCTCACCCATCTACCCGTCAGTTTCAGGGGGCCTGTGCGGGACTTACAGGGTCTTGCTTCAAGAGGGGTCTCAAGAAGCCAGGGCAAGGGCCAGAGCGCAGTGCCAAGCCCCGCTGACCAGGACGCCAGCTCCAACTGATCACCCTTTCCTCCTATTTCCCAGTCAGGCCACCCTTACCGGCGTCCAGCCTGCTCACcgagaaagaaaaatactccCAATTAGAGAAAAAACAGACCTTAACTTGCTCAGTCCCGTACCAGGAActgtggcagccagccttggtcaTCATGACCCAGGTTTAACCAGCCAGTGAACCACACCCACCACAGCTCTGTGGTTCTCTAACCACATGCACATGTTTCCCTCAAGAAGCACAGGAATGgctcctttttcttttggttgcCTTGCTGGCAATCCGACACATGCTCAAAACCTCAATTTGTCAGAGATTTTGCTTTAACATCACCACGGCTGCAGTATCTCCAAGATTTGCACACATACCTTAGTCCTGAGGGCCTGGCTCAGGGGCTGGAGCTGGAAGCCAGCACCCTCTTGCGGCAGGAGCAGACCAGAAGGTAACTAACACCACCTTCTTGAGATGCTGCCTTCTTCACATCtgttatcccatttaatcctcccagcaactgagggaggagggagggcaggtggcATCACATCCACTTTAAAGATAAGCAAAGTGGGTTCAGAGGTTAAGTGGTTTTTCCCGAGGAGCCCTGAGAACACAGGGTCCAAACACTCGAGTTCAAGGCTTGCTCCACTGTACTCTCTGCTGCACCGAGCAGCTGGGGAGGCTGTGCACCCACCTGCTTCCACACCAGAACTGGCGCTGGGGCTCCACGAAGCTGCAGGGGAACCCAAAgtcaaaaccagacaaaagaaaaggaaggagcaaAAGGCTTTATTGATAAATACGCAGATATGTCTGTACACAGGGACCTGCTGTGGGGCCATGAAACTGGCTGCAGACCCCCACCGCTTGGGTCACAGCCAGGAGATGGCCCTGTGCTGCAGACCCCTGCCACAGCAGCCCAGCTGTCTGGCCACCTGCCTGATCTCTGCCAAttgtgctgggggcagggagaggcagaggccGGCCTCACGCTCCCTGCCCTTGGGGCTCATGAGCggtgccctcccctcccctctaaGGGACTGGCAATGTACCCAGGGCAGAGTTAAGGggtgagggcaggggagggagacagCAGCTGCTTCAGACCCTGAGCAGAAAACCGGAGTGAGCTCAGCTGGCAGTACCAGATGACCAATCTGGGCTCCGGGGGCCTCCGGGCTAGCCCTCATGGCTCGAACCTGCCACGGGAGAAGGGCAGGCTGGAGGGCTCCAGTCCGTCTTTTCTCTGACAAGGTTGGCAAGGCCTGTGTGGCAGCACTGCTTCCTGGGTGCTGGGCACTGGTGGCCCATGGTGTTCCGGGGAGGCAGGGTCCCTTCACATCTCATCCAGCAGCCGTACAGCAGGAGGTGCCCCTAAAGAAGGCAGCAGCAAGGTGGGGGGGCCTGGTGCTCCATCCGGAGGCCTCTCAGCCCTGCAGAGGGCCCCCTGGCCTCTCTTCCCAGGGGTTCGTGGGCTCATCAGTCCTGGGGTGGCGGGGGCTGGTTGATGATGACCTGGATGACAAAATCTTTCTGGATCTTGGTTTCCTGGAGTCGCGTGCGGTCTGTGAGCAGCTTCCCGGAGAAGAACCATCGCTGCCAGGATGGCTCAATGCCCTCCTGGGTATGCAGCTGCCTCTTGAGCTGCCCCACCGTGTCGGGCAGGCTGGCGTTGAGCCTCACGTCCTTGCCTGTGGACAGGCGCACCTTTAGTGGGAACTCGCGACGCACGCTGGGCGTGGGCTCCGGGGGCTCCAGGCTCTCCTCCTCCGTGTGCTCCAGCAGCAGGTTCACGGGTGGCGAAAGGCAGTAGATAGGCAGCTGGTAGCGATTGCCCAGCTCGTCATAGCATTCACAGAGGGTGCCTACAGGAAAGACGGCTGTCACAGTCTGCTTGGGGACAGAACGGTGCCCCCCacaaaattcagatgttgaagccCTACCCCCAGCATCACTGTGTTTGGAGACAGGGACCTACGTGGGAGGAATTAAGGTGAATTAAGGGAGTAATTGAGGTCGTATGGGTAGGGCCCTGATGTCCTTCGAAGCAGACATCACAGTGCTCGCACTCTCTCTGCTGTGTGAGCAACTGTGAACAGGCAGCCGTCTGCGAGCCAGGAAGAGAACTCGCGCCAAAAACCAACTCAACTGGCGCcttgatctccagaactgtgagaaataaatttctattgtttaataagccacccagtttgtggtattttgttatagcatcccAAGCAGGCTAACATACCTGTCATCGCTACCCCACCGTCCCCAATCCATCTTAGAGTCAAGTGTCTCTCAGAGAGCTGGGAGGTGCAGTCACGAAGACCTGGGCTGGCCCTCTGGCTCCATCAGGTACTGGCTCGTTCAACCCTGGCATAttacttattttccatttgttccttCAACAACTCCTTCCTCAGCAtatgtgctgggtgctggggttACAAGGATGAAGGAAAGAGCACGGGCCCTGATCTTCACGGCTTATGCCCTCGTGGGTCTCAATGTGCTTACTTGTATTGCatatagaaatatattcattGTGCCTTGAGCACCTACTAAACTAGGACTGGACTAAGGGATGTTTTGATATCTTGTTGAATCCTAACAACCATCCTCTGAGGTGGGAATGCCCACTTTACAACTGTAAATCTTTGAGGCTTTAAATTCAACAAGctccttgctcaaggtcaccgcAAGGAAAACAGGCACTCTGTTAGACCTCGGTCTATGACTCGAGTTCCACTGCTACCTCTACTTTACGCAGCCCCGTAGGCTGCTATGAATGTAAATGAGATAACGCAGAAGCTACTGattcagtgcccagcacataaaCACCAGCAGAAAGTCGGTACCTCAGATGTTCTGGGATCCCAGTCCTTAAATTGCTCTCATCACACTGCTTTGAGGTTGGCTGGTGCCTTTCCATCCCCTCATTgggcaaacattttaatttgtgtctcattttaatttgcccTCACTCTTGGTCCATGCTCTTAAGGGCTGCCTGAATGAACAAGCCACATCCACCACCCACCAGCTTCGACAGCAACTCCTACCGGCTCTCCTCCATCCTACACAGCCTACACTGATGGCCCCCTCGCTCCAATGGGGATCAAGCCCCCGCCCTGCCCACTCACCATGCGGCAGGGTGATGCTGGCTCCGTCCAGGATGGCCTGAGCCAGCTCGTGGTCGTTGGCCTCAGCCGCGTAGGCGGCCGCCTTGAGGGCGTCCCAGATCTCCTTGCGGCCCTCGAAGGCAGGTGCTGTGTCCCAGAACTCATCCCGCTTGCTCCGCAGCTGCCCATCAGTCATGGGATAGTCGCTCTTCCACTTGAGCCGCTCCTTCTTCAGCGGCTCATTGCGTCCTGGGCAGGACAGAAGGTTCAGCATCTCTAAAGCCAGGGCTCtcaccctctccccagcccctcccctccccagtctGAGACCCACTGCCCACCCCTTGCCAGCGGCTCCTAAGTATTTGGGTCTCTGGGCCCATCCTTGGAGTCAGGgaagagtctggaaactgcataCACCCAATCTGGGGATGTAAAATACTTTCATCAGCAAAGCATACACGGCctttgctgttgttgctgctgttgcctAAGTTTTAACTGTATCCTTTCTTTGATTATAAAGTAGTACatgtggggtggccggttagctcacttggttagagcgtggtgctaataacaccaaggttaccagttcgatccccgcattggccactgtgagctgcaccctccttaaaacaaataaataaagtagtacATGTTCAGTATAAATAAAAAGTCTAGAAAGAATTGTAGAATTGcagatatgtaaaaataaaaactgctacCATTCACCGAACTAGCTTGTGCCAGACCACAGGCGAGGCATTTTAGACCCATTcttcatttgatcctcaaaacaacccaACAATGAGGAAGCTCAGACCTAGAGTTCGTTGTTTGTCTAAGGCCACACGGTACCAATTTAACGCAagactttctgactccaaaggccaCTCTCTGACCACTGTCTGTACCGAGTTACCATTGTGGAAAAAAATTACTCAGAATTCCACCATTCAGAAGTAACTACTGTTGACACCTAGACATATTTCCACCCAgcttccttttccccatttttctcaaTATAGTTGAGTGcatgttattaaattttttatattctttgtatacaaagaatttaaaatgatttcatgcCAATATACAACTTTCTGTTTAGGTCACACTTATATTATTATCAATGTATATTCCCgtgattaaaattataaacaattttaatgtCTTGTTATTAATGTTCCACCATATAGttacaaagaatattaaacaacaaaaacacaaaataaccaATGAACCAAAAAAATCCCACAGTATCTGAAGAAGAAAGCAATTctgttaaatgtcatttttttggtTACCTCTCCCCAAGTGGCCTCCAAGACAATTCCAGACCACAGAGAAGACCGAGGCAGGAGTACCTCTCAGAGGCCTCAGGAGGCCCAATCAGCTCAAAGCTGAAGGCAAAAATGAGCCACAGGAGTGAGGTCTACAGCACTTGGCTCCCACTCTAACTCAGACCCGAGGGATGAGAGGCTGAACTAAGGCTGGGGGCTACCACTAGGCCACCCCCACCGGCTGGGGCACAAGAGGGGGAGTTTCTCAGAGGAAGAGAATGGCATTCTCTGCCTACCAACTGTAGGAAAGAACCCCATGTAAGCACTTTATTTATGCCCATTGTCCCATTTCACCCTTGCAATAGCCTTAGGTGGTAGGTGTTTATTATCGCCGTTTCACAGATGATGGGGACAAGCAGAgatattaaatgacttgcctgaggtcacacagtaagtgacaGAGTGAGGGTTCTACCTCAGGTCAGAATGAATCCACAAACAGCCCTCCTGTGGATTTGCCAATACCTGCGCAGGCAGAAAACTCTCAGgccaaacatttaatttaaaatgttcctgGGTTAGCAGGAAATGCAAATCCTCTTTGTAGGAAAGCAACTTAAACCAGGTTTCAAAGAATTCCCAAGATAAAGttccaaggaaaataaataataaggtcatagttttaaaaaaaaatcacaacatatAAGGAAACAAGGCAGTATGAGCCAGAACCAGCAAAACCAGCAGACAGAAAAATTGGACTCAAAGATTTCAGATATGGGCTTTATCAGACACAGGTTATGAAATATTGAGTTTAAGAAAGAAGAGAACCTTAAAAATATGAACAGGGAAAAAGAGATGATAAAGAATGACTaagcagaaattaaaagaacCACACAggacttctagaaatgaaaaatatactaacTGAAATTTGGATGGTAAGAATAAGGGGGGGAACTTGCACTACAATTACAGACACTTTACCAAGCCATAGTGAGTGCAGGACTGGGAGGGACAGACAGATGGGCCGGTGGAATGGAACTgggagcccagaaacagacccaggcCCATACAGAAAAACGCTTCAAATAAGAAGGAACATTGcagatggggtgtgtgtgtgtgtgtgtgtgtgtgtgtgtgtgtgtgtgtgtgtgtgtgtgtggtgtgtgtgtggtgtgtgtgtgtgtggtgtgtgtgtaagACAGATGTAAAATAAGACATACATATATTGATCTCTACCCCCAGTTCCtgctaatatttggtctttgacccagttcctgacacagagctcctaaatcccctggaatttcctgggtgacacAAGcgtcttttgttttaatgaggagACTCTTGGCGGGATCCTGGAtgagggctggtcaccagaaacaCCAAGCCATGATAAAGTTGGGACTTTCGGCCTTGCCTCCCATTCtctggagaggggagaggggttgtaAACTGAGTTAATAATTGACGcctatgtgatgaagcctccacAAAAATCTCCGAAGTATGTGAtctggagagcttccaggttagtAAATACGTCCACGTGCCAGGAGGGTGGTACACCCCAAGTCCTGTGCTTGAGACGCTTCCAGACTTCACCCTATGTATCGTTTCATCTGGCCGTTCATTCGTATTCTTTAAAATATCCGTTGTAATAAATCAGCAACAGTAAGTAAACTGTTCTCCTGgtttctgtgagctgctctagcgaAATTATCCAATCCAAGGAGGGGGTCACGGGAACCTCTAATTTGAAGCCAAGTTGGACAGAAGTTATGGGTAACCTGAGGACACACTATTTGCGATTGGTGTTCGAAGTGGGAGACAGTCTTGTGGGGCCGGACCCTTAACCTCTCAGGTCTGTGTAGTGTCAGAATTGTAGGACACCAGTTGGTGTCCACAGAGAATTCGAGAATTGCCTAGTGTGGGAAAAACATCCACACAACTGGCATCAGAAGTATTCTGTGTAAGCAGTAGAGGAACATGGAAGATTTTTCTTTACAATGGACTATTGATAAATGGTGTTGGTACTATAGGTTCACCAAATAGGAACACATGAAACAGGACCCCTACCTTACGCCAGCcacaaaaatcaaaaccagatcaatcaaagacttaaatgtgaaagataGAGAGAAAGCACCGGAGAAACAGATTagttttttccatgtatttttttggtggaaatttGGCCCAAAGGTGTTTCTGCCTGGATCCAGGAAATAACTCTACCTCATGACTTCTGCCTTTCTCGCTTTGGTCCTTAGTATGGATGACTCCCTGACAAGAGCTTTGATCAGCAGGAGTCACAGCCATTGTCCTCAGGACACTCAGGGTCCTCTGGGTATGGCGCTTCTGCCCTTCTACTCAATGACCGCAATATCAGGGCCTTTTTAACTTCTTGAGCTGATCTCTATAgctttcctgtctccttcctctTGGCCAGAGGTCACTTCTTACTGGTATCTGTCTGTCTGCTGCTCCTATGGGCAGAGGTCAGGTCCAGTTAACAGGCCACTCCTAATCTGCTGAGTTTAGAACGCTTGTCAGCactactgaaataaagaacatccAGTTCTAAGAAAGAGGCTTCCTAAGGAAGGAAGAGACTAGGCTTCCAGACGTCTGTTGTTCCTGCTCAGATCCCTCCCTCCTTTAATGATCACGTTTTGGTTCTGTTCCTGCCAGACAACTGAGGTTGCTGGACTGGTGACCCCAGGACACCAGAAGTGTAACTATGTACGCATGTATCTCGCTCTCTCTTTAGAATTAACCTAGCCATGCTAGGTTAATCACCTCAGGAGGCCACGGGTACCTGAGGGATGCTTTGCTGGAAcacttccctccccttccctccacatAAACAGCAGCACACTTTCCTGTCACAGACACACTTCTCACCCACGGTTGGACACAATGTGAGTGAGCCTCTCCAAGTAGTCACAGCATCTGCAGTCACCCTGGATACAATGGTGTAAAAATTCCTTACCCTACCCTGCACGCTGGTCCTTTCAGGCTGAAAATATCAGAatggggtggtgatggtgggaaCGGGTAGGACTGATGTTAAGAAAAGAGCAGCAGGAGCCCAGCTATGCCT encodes:
- the UBTD1 gene encoding ubiquitin domain-containing protein 1 isoform X1; amino-acid sequence: MGNCVGRQRRERPAAPGHPRKRADYFQHSSESDAVNRRNEPLKKERLKWKSDYPMTDGQLRSKRDEFWDTAPAFEGRKEIWDALKAAAYAAEANDHELAQAILDGASITLPHGTLCECYDELGNRYQLPIYCLSPPVNLLLEHTEEESLEPPEPTPSVRREFPLKVRLSTGKDVRLNASLPDTVGQLKRQLHTQEGIEPSWQRWFFSGKLLTDRTRLQETKIQKDFVIQVIINQPPPPQD
- the UBTD1 gene encoding ubiquitin domain-containing protein 1 isoform X2, coding for MGNCVGRQRRERPAAPGHPRKRAGRNEPLKKERLKWKSDYPMTDGQLRSKRDEFWDTAPAFEGRKEIWDALKAAAYAAEANDHELAQAILDGASITLPHGTLCECYDELGNRYQLPIYCLSPPVNLLLEHTEEESLEPPEPTPSVRREFPLKVRLSTGKDVRLNASLPDTVGQLKRQLHTQEGIEPSWQRWFFSGKLLTDRTRLQETKIQKDFVIQVIINQPPPPQD